The sequence CCGGGTTGCTCTCGATGAACAAATCCTTGTAGAGCGGATAATATTTGGCGTGGAGTTTGCGGGCCAGGTCCACCTTGCCCCGGGCAAAGGCGTCTACCATGCGCGCCACTTCCGCGGGGATGACGTTCGAGGCGACGCTGATCACGCCTTGTGCTCCCACCGCCATGAACGGCAGGGTGAGCGAGTCATCGCCGCTGAGAATGGTGAACTCTGCGCCCAAAACGTGGCGCAATTGGCTGATGCGGTCGGCATTGCCGCCAGCTTCCTTGATGCCGACGATATTGATGCAGTCGTGCGCCAGGCGGTGGACGGTGTCCACACCGATTTCAATGCCGCACCGGCTCGGGACACTATAGAGCACCAAGGGCAGCTTGGTGGCTCGGGCGATGGCATGAAAATGTTGAAATAGCCCCTCCTGCGTCGGCTTATTGTAATACGGCGCAACCTGGAGGGAGCCGTCCGCGCCCAATTGCTCGGCGCGTTGCGTCAAAAAGATGGCTTCTTTCGTGGAATTCGCACCGGTGCCCGCGAGGACTTTGATATTCCCGTTGGTAAACTTGACGGCCAACTCAATGACCCGCAGGTGCTCATCATAATCCAGCGTGGGGGATTCCCCGGTGGTGCCAACCGGCACAATACCATCCACACCGGCCTTCACCTGGGCCTTGATCAGGCGTTCGAGCGCCGCTTCATCCAGGCTGCCGTTCTTGAACGGGGTCACGATTGCCGTGTACGTTCCCGTAAAACTTAAATCAGTGTTCGTCATCGGACGGATAAAATCCGCCAAAACCGGACGTTTGGCTAGTCTGTTTTTCAGGTAATCGCAGGTGGGTCAGGGCTTGGCCGGGACTGTATTGGTGCCTGCGTCGGGTGACGGCGAAATCTCATTCGCGTTAAGTTCCATATCTTTGGCTCGCTTCTTAGCCTTGCGGGCATCTTCCTTTTGTTTCAACTTATCCCTGGCTTCCTGGCGTTTTTCCCGGTCGTCCAACATTTTCTTCTCGTCGTCCTTGTACTCCATTTCTGCCTCGCTGGCTCCGGACGAGGATTTGCGTTCCCTCTCCGCCAGAGCGGCGGCCAAGTCTGGGGTCGGCAATACGGTTGGACGGATAAAGACGATTAGTTCACTGCGAGCTGCTGTTTTGGATTGGCTACGAAACAATACACCCAAACCGGGAATGTCCTTGAGGAAGGGAACACCGGAATGGCCATCAGACGAACTTGCTTTAATGAAGCCCCCCAGCATCACTGTTTGACCATCACGAATGGCGACCTTGGCATTCGCCTGGCTGTCCTTGGTCACCGGCACATCTCCCACGTTGGCGATCGTCACGGTTCCTTCCGCGCTTTGAATGCTTTGTTGGATTTCCATCACCACCAACCCATCGGGATTGATCAAGGGCAGCACGGATAGGCGAATGCCGATCTGCAACTGTTGAATCGAACTATAGCCGCCATAG is a genomic window of Verrucomicrobiota bacterium containing:
- the dapA gene encoding 4-hydroxy-tetrahydrodipicolinate synthase, whose translation is MTNTDLSFTGTYTAIVTPFKNGSLDEAALERLIKAQVKAGVDGIVPVGTTGESPTLDYDEHLRVIELAVKFTNGNIKVLAGTGANSTKEAIFLTQRAEQLGADGSLQVAPYYNKPTQEGLFQHFHAIARATKLPLVLYSVPSRCGIEIGVDTVHRLAHDCINIVGIKEAGGNADRISQLRHVLGAEFTILSGDDSLTLPFMAVGAQGVISVASNVIPAEVARMVDAFARGKVDLARKLHAKYYPLYKDLFIESNPVPIKAALAMMGQIEEEYRLPLVALSAKSRETLRATLVDCGVLAR